In Clarias gariepinus isolate MV-2021 ecotype Netherlands chromosome 9, CGAR_prim_01v2, whole genome shotgun sequence, a single window of DNA contains:
- the cabp4 gene encoding calcium-binding protein 4 gives MSQRSKSSSSQNSSPGSSPPADPPSRSSLKSSTKEQKAGNQKRKISQSSATAYTSFLNTLFGQDRKLMPEELDELQLAFKEFDYDQDGYLHYKDVADCMRTMGYMPTEMELIEIIQQIKMKWGGHVDFDDFCELMGPRMLMETAHMVGMRELHCAFKQFDCNGDGRISFEELKESMKTLLGEKLKKGELEEILSDIDLNGDGTVDFDEFVMMLSAR, from the exons ATGTCTCAGAGGAGTAAATCGTCCTCGAGTCAAAA tTCTTCCCCTGGTTCCTCTCCTCCAGCCGATCCTCCTTCACGCTCCTCTTTGAAAAGCAGCACTAAAGAACAAAAAGCTGGGAATCAGAAAAGAAAGATCAGTCAGAGCTCCGCCACGGCGTACACGTCCTTCCTGAACACACTGTTCGGACAG GACAGAAAGCTGATGCCAGAGGAGCTGGATG agtTGCAGCTAGCCTTTAAGGAGTTTGATTATGATCAGGACGGATATCTGCACTATAAAGACGTAGCGGACTGCATGAGGACGATGGGGTATATGCCGACAGAGATGGAGCTGATCGAGATCATTCAGCAGATCAAGAtgaaat ggggTGGTCATGTAGATTTCGATGATTTTTGTGAGCTAATGGGGCCGAGAATGCTGATGGAGACGGCTCACATGGTGGGAATGCGAGAGCTGCACTGTGCATTCAAACAG TTCGACTGTAATGGAGATGGAAGGATCAGTTTTGAGGAGCTGAAGGAGTCGATGAAGACACTGCTGGGTGAAAAGCTGAAGAAGGGAGAGCTGGAGGAGATTCTGTCAGATATCGACCTCAACGGAGATGGAACCGTGGACTTTGATG AGTTCGTGATGATGCTGTCAGCTCGGTGA